In Bryobacteraceae bacterium, the following proteins share a genomic window:
- a CDS encoding acyl-CoA dehydrogenase family protein yields the protein MAAPATVSNSIGGGFLLRETPAEEVFTPEDFTDEHLAIARTTDEFFEKEVAPNLEAIQHHEPGVAVGILRKSAELGLTAVVVPERFGGMEMDFTSAMVVAEHLARDGSYSGWHGGHSGIGTLPLLLFGTEDQKQRYLPRLASAELVGAYCLSEPQAGSDALAAKTRADLSEDGAHYILNGQKMWITNGGAADLFTVFAKIGGEQFSAFLVERAWPGVSSGAEERKMGIKGSSTTAVYFDNVRVPKENLLGEPGRGHIIAFNILNIGRLKLGPGTVGGAKRVLAECLKYSKERVAFGKPIGEFGMIRHKLAEMAIRIFASETMSYRVNGMIESLLHDFSWDMPDASNVMMKAVEEFAAECSFVKVFASEVLDYVADEGVQIHGGYGYHQDYLVERAYRDSRINRIFEGTNEINRMLSAGMLLKRAQRGRLGLVEAVKKLQGEILSGPSASGGGAERTLVANAKKVALLCLGVAYQRYLTTLDEQQEILAAIADICIQAFAMESVVLRAERIEAGGKGAIASGMAAVFAREAMEEVERSARAVIAGCAEGDDLRMNLTVLRRFTKFEPVNAIAMRRAIAGRLMEAGKYIL from the coding sequence ATGGCCGCACCAGCCACTGTCAGCAATTCCATCGGCGGCGGTTTCCTGCTGCGGGAAACACCCGCGGAGGAAGTTTTCACCCCGGAGGATTTCACCGACGAACACCTGGCCATTGCCCGTACCACCGACGAATTCTTCGAAAAGGAAGTGGCGCCGAACCTGGAAGCGATCCAGCATCACGAGCCCGGCGTCGCGGTCGGCATTTTGCGCAAGTCGGCCGAACTCGGCCTCACCGCGGTTGTGGTTCCCGAACGCTTCGGCGGCATGGAAATGGATTTCACCTCCGCCATGGTGGTCGCCGAGCACCTCGCCCGCGACGGATCTTATTCCGGCTGGCACGGCGGCCACAGCGGCATCGGAACGCTCCCGTTGCTGTTGTTCGGCACTGAGGATCAGAAGCAGCGCTATCTCCCACGTCTGGCGAGCGCCGAACTCGTGGGCGCCTACTGCCTGAGCGAACCGCAAGCCGGCTCCGACGCGCTGGCGGCGAAGACGCGCGCAGACCTGAGCGAAGACGGCGCCCACTACATCCTCAACGGCCAGAAGATGTGGATCACCAACGGCGGCGCGGCGGATCTGTTCACCGTTTTCGCCAAGATCGGCGGGGAACAGTTCAGCGCGTTTCTCGTGGAGCGCGCCTGGCCCGGCGTTTCCTCCGGCGCCGAAGAAAGAAAGATGGGCATCAAGGGCAGCTCGACCACGGCCGTCTATTTCGACAACGTCCGCGTGCCGAAGGAGAACCTGCTCGGCGAGCCCGGCCGCGGACACATCATCGCATTCAACATTCTGAATATCGGCCGGCTGAAACTGGGCCCGGGTACGGTGGGCGGCGCCAAACGCGTGCTGGCGGAGTGCCTCAAGTACTCGAAAGAACGGGTGGCGTTCGGCAAACCCATCGGCGAGTTCGGAATGATCCGGCACAAGCTGGCCGAGATGGCGATTCGCATCTTCGCGTCGGAGACGATGAGTTACCGCGTAAATGGAATGATCGAGAGCCTGCTCCACGATTTTTCCTGGGACATGCCGGATGCCTCCAACGTGATGATGAAGGCGGTGGAGGAGTTCGCCGCTGAGTGTTCCTTCGTCAAAGTGTTCGCGAGCGAGGTGCTCGACTACGTCGCCGACGAAGGCGTCCAGATCCATGGCGGCTACGGCTACCATCAGGACTATCTCGTCGAGCGCGCGTATCGCGATTCGCGCATCAACCGCATCTTCGAAGGCACCAACGAGATCAACCGGATGCTGTCGGCCGGGATGCTGCTGAAGCGCGCGCAGCGCGGCCGCCTGGGCCTCGTCGAGGCGGTGAAGAAGCTGCAGGGCGAGATCCTTTCCGGTCCTTCGGCCAGCGGCGGCGGCGCTGAACGGACGCTCGTGGCCAACGCGAAGAAGGTGGCGCTGCTGTGCCTGGGAGTGGCCTATCAACGCTACCTCACGACACTCGATGAGCAACAGGAGATCCTCGCCGCCATCGCCGATATCTGCATCCAGGCGTTCGCGATGGAGTCCGTCGTGTTGCGCGCCGAGCGCATTGAGGCCGGCGGCAAAGGCGCCATCGCCTCCGGCATGGCCGCCGTATTCGCCCGGGAAGCGATGGAGGAGGTTGAACGGTCCGCGCGCGCGGTGATCGCCGGGTGCGCCGAAGGCGACGATCTTCGCATGAACCTCACCGTATTGCGGCGCTTCACGAAGTTCGAGCCGGTGAATGCGATCGCGATGCGGCGCGCCATCGCCGGGCGATTGATGGAAGCCGGCAAGTACATCCTGTAG
- a CDS encoding AAA family ATPase → MPSPKAPLPKVILLVGLPGSGKSTWAAEQGLPVLSSDAVRGLLADDERDQTIHAKVFAAIRYLLRQRVAIGRLVTCIDATHLTPRERRPYLRMTGVQVEAVWFDVPVEVCKERNRGRARVVPEAVIDAMAARMVRPARAEGFARVRVVRNAGPRL, encoded by the coding sequence GTGCCCTCGCCGAAAGCACCCCTGCCGAAAGTGATCTTGCTGGTGGGCCTGCCCGGTTCCGGGAAGTCGACATGGGCCGCGGAACAGGGCTTGCCAGTGCTTTCTTCCGACGCCGTGCGCGGGCTGCTCGCCGACGATGAACGCGATCAGACGATCCACGCGAAGGTGTTCGCCGCCATCCGCTACCTGCTGCGGCAACGCGTTGCGATCGGGCGCCTGGTAACTTGCATCGACGCCACGCACCTCACCCCGCGCGAACGGCGCCCCTACCTGCGAATGACGGGCGTCCAAGTAGAGGCGGTCTGGTTCGACGTCCCGGTGGAGGTCTGCAAGGAGCGTAACCGCGGCCGGGCGCGAGTGGTGCCGGAGGCGGTCATCGACGCCATGGCGGCGCGCATGGTGCGGCCGGCGCGCGCCGAGGGGTTCGCGCGCGTCCGAGTGGTCCGGAACGCGGGTCCACGCCTTTGA
- a CDS encoding enolase C-terminal domain-like protein produces the protein MNRRNLLKITGSAAVTAALAKKEAQGAALAAQAARGAPSPKIKDVQVIATAPAGLRLVVVKVTTDQDGLYGYGCGTYTQRADLVVPAVEKYLKPLLVGRPADRIEDLWQAMYNSSYWRNGPVLNNAISGVDQALWDIKGRQCGVPVYQLLGGKVREAADCYGHASGQEIPQVIESARSYMSRGFRHVRVQIGMPAGMSGYGSRSGASGNTGSLHNDPVYEPAIYIRRALKMFEACRKELGDEIELCHDVHERISPTQALLFCKDVEQFKLFFLEDPFSPEDLAWFRLTRQQCATPIAMGELFNSPHEWSPLIAERLIDFIRVHVTQAGGLTPCRKMAIMGEAFGVKTAWHGPGDVSPIGHAANVTLDLVSWNFGIQEYSPFNEASQEVFQGCPRMENGYLYANEKPGWGIEVNEAAAKKYPFGSERGDRGKLNGGWGIIRRRDGTVIKQ, from the coding sequence ATGAACCGACGCAATCTCCTTAAGATCACCGGCTCGGCGGCCGTCACGGCCGCCCTCGCGAAGAAAGAGGCCCAAGGCGCCGCCCTCGCCGCGCAGGCCGCCCGTGGGGCGCCGTCGCCAAAGATCAAAGACGTCCAGGTGATCGCCACCGCCCCGGCGGGCCTCCGCCTCGTCGTCGTGAAGGTGACCACGGACCAGGACGGCCTCTACGGCTACGGCTGCGGCACCTACACACAGCGCGCCGACCTCGTGGTGCCCGCCGTGGAAAAGTACCTGAAGCCGCTGCTCGTCGGCCGCCCCGCCGACCGCATCGAGGACCTCTGGCAAGCCATGTACAACTCCTCCTACTGGCGCAACGGCCCGGTTCTCAACAACGCCATCAGCGGCGTTGACCAGGCGTTGTGGGACATCAAGGGCCGGCAGTGCGGCGTGCCCGTGTATCAACTCCTGGGTGGCAAGGTGCGCGAGGCGGCCGATTGCTACGGCCACGCCTCCGGGCAGGAGATCCCGCAAGTGATCGAGAGCGCGCGCAGCTACATGTCGCGCGGATTCCGCCACGTTCGCGTTCAGATCGGCATGCCGGCGGGGATGTCCGGATACGGCAGCCGTTCCGGCGCGTCCGGAAACACGGGCTCACTCCACAACGACCCGGTCTACGAGCCCGCCATCTACATCCGCCGCGCGCTGAAGATGTTCGAGGCGTGCCGCAAGGAGTTGGGCGACGAGATCGAGCTCTGCCACGACGTCCACGAGCGGATCAGCCCGACGCAGGCTCTGCTGTTCTGCAAGGACGTGGAGCAGTTCAAACTCTTCTTCCTCGAAGATCCGTTCTCACCGGAGGACCTCGCCTGGTTCCGGCTGACGCGCCAGCAGTGCGCCACACCGATCGCGATGGGCGAGCTCTTCAATTCGCCGCACGAATGGAGCCCGTTGATTGCCGAAAGGCTCATCGACTTCATCCGCGTGCACGTGACGCAGGCCGGCGGACTCACGCCGTGCCGCAAGATGGCGATCATGGGCGAGGCATTCGGCGTGAAAACGGCTTGGCACGGTCCGGGCGACGTCTCGCCGATCGGCCACGCCGCCAACGTGACGCTCGACTTGGTCTCGTGGAACTTCGGGATTCAGGAATACTCGCCGTTCAACGAAGCCTCACAGGAGGTCTTCCAGGGCTGCCCGCGCATGGAGAACGGATATCTCTACGCGAACGAGAAGCCGGGCTGGGGAATTGAGGTGAATGAGGCTGCGGCGAAGAAGTATCCGTTCGGGAGCGAGCGCGGCGATCGAGGGAAGCTCAACGGAGGCTGGGGCATCATCCGGCGGCGCGACGGCACGGTGATCAAGCAGTAG
- a CDS encoding TA system VapC family ribonuclease toxin, whose protein sequence is MSLLCFPDVNVWLALSMGGHAQRQVAVDWWRNDHSDTIAFCRLTQVSVLRLLTTAEAMNGKPLTMPQAWAAYDQFFGDDRVRLAPEPPEVELCLRRMSSLRRASPKLWADAYLSACAEAAGGTVITFDRALARRAPRSLLLTR, encoded by the coding sequence ATGAGCTTATTGTGTTTCCCTGACGTCAATGTCTGGCTGGCGCTGTCAATGGGCGGCCACGCCCAGAGACAAGTCGCGGTGGACTGGTGGCGAAACGATCACTCAGACACGATTGCTTTTTGCCGCCTGACGCAAGTGAGTGTTCTTCGCCTCCTCACGACGGCGGAAGCCATGAACGGGAAGCCTCTGACGATGCCGCAAGCGTGGGCAGCCTACGACCAGTTCTTCGGAGACGATCGCGTCCGCCTTGCACCGGAACCTCCCGAAGTCGAACTCTGCCTCCGCCGCATGAGTTCCCTGCGGCGCGCCTCACCCAAGCTTTGGGCGGACGCCTACCTATCCGCCTGCGCGGAGGCCGCCGGTGGAACCGTCATTACCTTCGATCGCGCCCTCGCCCGGCGGGCTCCGCGTTCCCTTCTGCTCACCCGCTGA